The Mixophyes fleayi isolate aMixFle1 chromosome 1, aMixFle1.hap1, whole genome shotgun sequence genome includes a region encoding these proteins:
- the ADORA2A gene encoding adenosine receptor A2a encodes MLEDGNQTNSADLIYIVLEVVIAILAILGNVLVCWAVCINSNLQNATNYFVVSLAAADIAVGILAIPFAISISTGFCATFHACLFIACFVLVLTQSSIFSLLAIAADRYIAIRIPLRYNSLVTSRRANVIIGVCWLLSFIIGLTPMLGWHRKDLAPKNSSGCSAPMLECMFENVVTMDYMVYYNFFACVLVPLLLMFGIYLRIFMAARRQLKQTELKVTCGERSRSTLQREVHAAKSLAIIVGLFAICWLPLHIINCFTLFCKACMRPPALLMYFAILFSHANSVVNPLIYAYRIREFRHTFRKILRQHVFGRAQSSRTRTASSKSLTYGADDVTVPNRTSYNGCTDLNGSTCKLKECWNQNGFPAGGKTEQTTIQESEGQQKEKLIKS; translated from the exons ATGTTAGAAGACGGGAATCAGACAAACTCGGCGGACCTGATTTATATAGTCCTAGAAGTGGTCATTGCCATTCTGGCCATTCTTGGCAACGTGCTGGTGTGCTGGGCTGTGTGCATTAATAGCAACCTACAGAACGCAACAAACTATTTTGTGGTGTCACTGGCTGCAGCAGACATCGCAGTGGGCATCCTCGCCATCCCATTTGCTATCTCAATTAGCACAGGGTTTTGTGCCACCTTCCACGCCTGCCTCTTTATCGCATGCTTTGTTTTGGTGCTGACACAAAGCTCCATTTTCAGCCTTCTTGCGATTGCCGCTGACCGCTATATTGCCATCCGAATCCCACTCAG ATATAACAGCCTGGTGACCAGTCGAAGGGCCAATGTGATCATCGGGGTCTGCTGgctgctctcctttatcattggCCTCACCCCCATGTTAGGCTGGCACAGGAAGGATCTGGCACCAAAGAACTCATCGGGTTGTAGCGCTCCCATGTTAGAGTGCATGTTTGAGAATGTTGTGACTATGGATTACATGGTATACTATAATTTTTTTGCCTGTGTCTTGGTGCCTCTTCTGCTcatgtttggcatttatttgagAATTTTCATGGCCGCAAGACGCCAGCTGAAGCAGACAGAGTTAAAAGTGACATGTGGGGAGCGCTCACGGTCAACGCTGCAGCGAGAAGTCCACGCAGCCAAGTCTTTGGCCATTATTGTGGGTCTGTTTGCCATCTGCTGGTTGCCCCTGCACATCATCAACTGCTTCACTCTCTTTTGCAAGGCCTGTATGCGCCCGCCAGCTTTGCTCATGTACTTTGCCATTCTTTTTTCACACGCTAACTCAGTGGTGAATCCCCTTATCTATGCCTACCGCATACGCGAGTTCCGCCATACCTTTCGCAAGATTTTGCGTCAACATGTATTTGGCCGAGCACAGTCTTCTCGGACACGGACAGCCAGTAGCAAGTCATTAACTTATGGGGCCGATGACGTGACTGTACCCAACAGGACTAGTTACAATGGCTGCACGGATCTCAATGGGAGCACCTGTAAGTTGAAAGAATGTTGGAATCAAAACGGCTTTCCTGCTGGAGGGAAAACTGAACAGACAACAATTCAAGAATCTGAGGGCCAACAGAAAGAGAAACTGATAAAATCCTGA